From a single Nicotiana tomentosiformis chromosome 2, ASM39032v3, whole genome shotgun sequence genomic region:
- the LOC104110374 gene encoding uncharacterized protein isoform X2 has protein sequence MSREFKHSNGLVKLYKSQHTATTSFASALQVELIEARNCIQELEAKRGRLKKKYKHLVRKLEEERMSWMRREQRKMHSVIDGLKDDLRRERSNCKRLDVVNSKMLVDVADLKVSSRRYMHEYEKERKSRELLEDVCNELVKEIEEDKTEIEALKSEKARLGEEVEEERKMLQLAEVWREERVQMKLIDAKLLLEEKYCLMSNLISELQSFLRSNNATVDVTSLSEAQVVKQVVDSLNIQEINEFSSGSPISNDIYTTKEDTIIFEAKKLGTNQCTDCSTPSHSSAVQIVGTESKRCATNSSSECLNGFLDHGESCKDGSGRSTVTHVEDQFSSYTFGETKHSVNGIDGGRYLFSGKVNHEKNTGQSGSLDFETSEISSVPPKQSKKKESSFRKFWRSSLSFDEFCKTISLDESGGLSNGSTSNADVISSENVPAERELAYQDFENHCCSGGPRNPHIARAMKGCIEWPRGIPKYGLKSKILEARFENQKSQLCNVIKHMN, from the coding sequence ATGTCCAGAGAATTTAAACATTCCAATGGCCTTGTAAAGCTTTATAAAAGTCAACATACTGCTACTACCTCATTTGCTTCTGCTTTACAAGTTGAACTAATAGAAGCGCGGAATTGCATTCAAGAGCTAGAAGCTAAGAGGGGACGCCttaaaaagaaatataaacaCTTAGTGAGGAAGCTGGAAGAAGAAAGAATGTCATGGATGAGAAGAGAACAGCGGAAGATGCATTCTGTAATTGATGGCTTAAAAGATGACTTAAGAAGAGAAAGAAGTAATTGTAAACGACTGGATGTTGTTAATTCCAAAATGCTGGTTGATGTAGCTGATTTAAAGGTATCGTCCAGACGATATATGCACGAGtatgagaaagaaagaaaatccAGAGAATTACTGGAAGATGTGTGCAACGAGCTAGTCAAGGAGATTGAAGAAGACAAAACTGAAATTGAAGCTTTGAAGAGCGAAAAAGCCAGGCTTGGTGAGGAAgtggaagaagaaagaaaaatgctGCAATTGGCTGAGGTTTGGCGTGAAGAACGGGTTCAAATGAAGCTGATTGATGCGAAACTACTTTTAGAAGAAAAATATTGCCTGATGAGTAATCTTATATCAGAACTTCAGAGCTTTTTGAGATCAAACAATGCAACTGTGGATGTGACTAGCTTAAGTGAAGCGCAGGTGGTCAAGCAGGTTGTTGACTCATTGAACATCCAAGAAATAAACGAGTTCTCTTCTGGCTCTCCAATATCGAATGACATATATACAACTAAAGAGGATACTATTATCTTTGAAGCTAAAAAATTGGGAACTAATCAGTGCACTGATTGTAGCACTCCTAGCCATTCCTCTGCAGTCCAAATTGTTGGTACTGAGAGTAAAAGATGTGCAACAAACTCTAGCAGTGAGTGTTTGAATGGCTTTCTTGATCATGGCGAGAGTTGCAAAGATGGAAGTGGGAGGAGTACAGTGACCCACGTGGAAGATCAGTTTTCAAGTTACACTTTTGGTGAAACTAAGCACTCTGTCAATGGTATTGACGGGGGCAGATATCTTTTTAGTGGCAAAGTGAATCATGAGAAAAACACCGGTCAATCGGGTTCTCTGGATTTTGAGACCAGTGAAATCTCCTCGGTACCTCCAAAGCAATCAAAGAAGAAAGAATCCTCTTTTCGCAAATTTTGGAGATCCTCACTGTCATTTGATGAATTCTGCAAGACAATCTCACTCGATGAGAGTGGAGGACTTTCAAATGGATCAACATCTAATGCGGATGTTATTTCTTCAGAGAATGTACCAGCTGAAAGGGAACTAGCCTACCAAGATTTTGAGAATCATTGCTGCTCAGGTGGTCCAAGAAATCCACATATTGCTCGAGCCATGAAAGGATGTATTGAATGGCCACGGGGAATCCCAAAGTATGGTTTGAAGTCCAAGATTTTGGAAGCAAGATTTGAGAACCAAAAATCGCAATTGTGCAATGTAATTAAACACATGAATTAG
- the LOC104110374 gene encoding uncharacterized protein isoform X1: MKIKDGTYKSNSASSIEDQLTTDHQKLHHRWQKTRPPVAGGRRRVNGGSGSPNRLILLSKFKEKDEAEVGFSARKLAAGLWHLAAEFTAGGVKRQCGLIHPLHFRIPVTRSAVEGATKWDPGHLKMSREFKHSNGLVKLYKSQHTATTSFASALQVELIEARNCIQELEAKRGRLKKKYKHLVRKLEEERMSWMRREQRKMHSVIDGLKDDLRRERSNCKRLDVVNSKMLVDVADLKVSSRRYMHEYEKERKSRELLEDVCNELVKEIEEDKTEIEALKSEKARLGEEVEEERKMLQLAEVWREERVQMKLIDAKLLLEEKYCLMSNLISELQSFLRSNNATVDVTSLSEAQVVKQVVDSLNIQEINEFSSGSPISNDIYTTKEDTIIFEAKKLGTNQCTDCSTPSHSSAVQIVGTESKRCATNSSSECLNGFLDHGESCKDGSGRSTVTHVEDQFSSYTFGETKHSVNGIDGGRYLFSGKVNHEKNTGQSGSLDFETSEISSVPPKQSKKKESSFRKFWRSSLSFDEFCKTISLDESGGLSNGSTSNADVISSENVPAERELAYQDFENHCCSGGPRNPHIARAMKGCIEWPRGIPKYGLKSKILEARFENQKSQLCNVIKHMN, translated from the exons ATGAAGATTAAAGATGGGACTTACAAGTCAAATTCTGCTAGTTCAATTGAGGATCAGTTGACTACTGATCATCAGAAGTTGCACCACCGCTGGCAGAAAACAAGACCTCCGGTGGCGGGAGGTCGGAGGAGGGTAAACGGTGGAAGTGGGTCACCCAATCGATTAATCTTGCTAAGCAAGTTTAAGGAAAAAGATGAGGCAGAGGTGGGTTTCTCTGCTAGGAAGCTCGCCGCTGGTCTGTGGCATTTGGCGGCGGAGTTCACCGCTGGTGGCGTGAAGCGTCAGTGTGGTTTGATTCATCCG CTCCATTTTAGGATACCAGTCACTAGATCTGCGGTGGAGGGAGCTACAAAGTGGGATCCTGGCCACTTAAAAATGTCCAGAGAATTTAAACATTCCAATGGCCTTGTAAAGCTTTATAAAAGTCAACATACTGCTACTACCTCATTTGCTTCTGCTTTACAAGTTGAACTAATAGAAGCGCGGAATTGCATTCAAGAGCTAGAAGCTAAGAGGGGACGCCttaaaaagaaatataaacaCTTAGTGAGGAAGCTGGAAGAAGAAAGAATGTCATGGATGAGAAGAGAACAGCGGAAGATGCATTCTGTAATTGATGGCTTAAAAGATGACTTAAGAAGAGAAAGAAGTAATTGTAAACGACTGGATGTTGTTAATTCCAAAATGCTGGTTGATGTAGCTGATTTAAAGGTATCGTCCAGACGATATATGCACGAGtatgagaaagaaagaaaatccAGAGAATTACTGGAAGATGTGTGCAACGAGCTAGTCAAGGAGATTGAAGAAGACAAAACTGAAATTGAAGCTTTGAAGAGCGAAAAAGCCAGGCTTGGTGAGGAAgtggaagaagaaagaaaaatgctGCAATTGGCTGAGGTTTGGCGTGAAGAACGGGTTCAAATGAAGCTGATTGATGCGAAACTACTTTTAGAAGAAAAATATTGCCTGATGAGTAATCTTATATCAGAACTTCAGAGCTTTTTGAGATCAAACAATGCAACTGTGGATGTGACTAGCTTAAGTGAAGCGCAGGTGGTCAAGCAGGTTGTTGACTCATTGAACATCCAAGAAATAAACGAGTTCTCTTCTGGCTCTCCAATATCGAATGACATATATACAACTAAAGAGGATACTATTATCTTTGAAGCTAAAAAATTGGGAACTAATCAGTGCACTGATTGTAGCACTCCTAGCCATTCCTCTGCAGTCCAAATTGTTGGTACTGAGAGTAAAAGATGTGCAACAAACTCTAGCAGTGAGTGTTTGAATGGCTTTCTTGATCATGGCGAGAGTTGCAAAGATGGAAGTGGGAGGAGTACAGTGACCCACGTGGAAGATCAGTTTTCAAGTTACACTTTTGGTGAAACTAAGCACTCTGTCAATGGTATTGACGGGGGCAGATATCTTTTTAGTGGCAAAGTGAATCATGAGAAAAACACCGGTCAATCGGGTTCTCTGGATTTTGAGACCAGTGAAATCTCCTCGGTACCTCCAAAGCAATCAAAGAAGAAAGAATCCTCTTTTCGCAAATTTTGGAGATCCTCACTGTCATTTGATGAATTCTGCAAGACAATCTCACTCGATGAGAGTGGAGGACTTTCAAATGGATCAACATCTAATGCGGATGTTATTTCTTCAGAGAATGTACCAGCTGAAAGGGAACTAGCCTACCAAGATTTTGAGAATCATTGCTGCTCAGGTGGTCCAAGAAATCCACATATTGCTCGAGCCATGAAAGGATGTATTGAATGGCCACGGGGAATCCCAAAGTATGGTTTGAAGTCCAAGATTTTGGAAGCAAGATTTGAGAACCAAAAATCGCAATTGTGCAATGTAATTAAACACATGAATTAG